A stretch of the Cyprinus carpio isolate SPL01 chromosome B4, ASM1834038v1, whole genome shotgun sequence genome encodes the following:
- the shank3b gene encoding SH3 and multiple ankyrin repeat domains protein 3 isoform X5, with translation MCALVLLESPLTLVAQLDTCADLIKVLRSGGAHLDFRTRDGLTALHKAVQTHNHVALTTLLDLGASPDYKDSRGLTPLYHSAMVGGDPYCCELLLYDHAQLGYSDENGWQEIHQACRHGNVQHLEHLLFYGAEMSAQNASGNTALHLCALYNQEGCARVLLFRGANKEIKNYNNQTAFQVAIIAGNFDLAEIIKIHKTSDVVPFRETPSYSSRRRAVCVSPRRSLMRSASDNALDESLPAPSPAPSLRSLPPLEPDDTNPSQRSPQAAHTHTRSLRRHTRSGGHLSPGSPVQREPSPPAVSRGPKRRLYSAVPGRTFIAVSSHTPQGEGEITLNRGERVKVLSIGEGGFWEGSVKGRTGWFPAHCVEEVQMRQYDPRLETREDRTKRLFRHYTVGSYDNYTSYSDYVIEEKSATLQKRDSEGFGFVLRGAKAETPIEEFTPTPAFPALQYLESVDLEGVAWRAGLRTGDFLIEVNGVSVVKVGHRQVVSLIRQGGSRLVMKVVSVTRKPDTGDVVRKKAPPPPKRDPSTSLTLRSKSMTAELEELASRRRRGEKLDEMLSSPKEPVVVMRPRPADSDSRAATVKQRPTSRRITQAEINSLLERQGLPISSLAVDKSHMQLPRGMSRTKSFGAPEDERISALIGEHRFPRSSSMTDSFRQDSIPPPPQTAPPPPPTPYFLDSGPPPSFHPPPPPSRAANQSRSSFRPGAEPKLHGPVTTDRQRKTRSMIILQDTTHLPVEPAPIARPQTPTSGAVPPERGRRRGPPVENPYANVGRLSAVYTPTKPQRRKSPLVKQGPVEEGATTQTSRDPSPLGGSRIPHSSRAEQFQQQVLSERARITPPGARRRPSVFLSVEGSTTEPQTTPLLSQSHSVDELAELPPPAPMLSPGPPPGGTTFIHPLTGRPLDPSSPLALALAARERALSGRNTPTPTPSPTPSPTQGRAVERPETEGGATPPAPLEAPPSNSWRDEPVSITETASQVTSGSPGSGRSLEEVLVPPSVQGVQPALMDTEHTPPAVPPTLPSPAPTLSNLTARSLTMSSEEDAEPYTVTLPPALLSSSDEETREELRKIGLVPPPQPFSNGLLIKETPKATLSISPSGSRPSIAKTSSGKASDSTADSGVEDPHMETTSTVSTVSSMSTLSSESTDSAHASKPRSGVGRGRPAHLRDPLLKQSSDSELLPHPPSTGPSRPRYLFQRRSKLWGEEPRGQMGGSDESRPAAMGAELLSKDSHSLGEEPPMGAPLDPGRRSPVGGARCEENGEESKSLFSSLGELHTISQRSYGTTFTIRPGSRYPVTRRTPSPGATPERSEPLGPVRTFGPHHHHHTILKSSSLSLPQEPKEVRFVMRSASARARSRSPSPSPCASPCPSPVLGAPLLALRPFRQRPLALWSKYDVGEWLESVGLGEHRARFLEHEIEGAHLPALTKDDLAELGVTRVGHRMNIERALKQLLES, from the exons ATGTGTGCCCTGGTTTTATTAG AATCTCCTCTCACTCTCGTGGCCCAGCTGGACACTTGTGCCGATCTGATTAAGGTGTTGAGGAGCGGAGGAGCCCATCTGGACTTCAGAACCAGAGACGGCCTAACGGCGCTGCACAAAGCGGTCCAAACGCACAACCATGTAGCATTGACT ACATTGTTGGATCTGGGGGCGTCTCCGGACTATAAGGACAGTCGTGGGCTCACCCCCCTCTATCACAGCGCCATGGTTGGGGGAGATCCATACTGCTGCGAGCTGCTGTTGTACGATCACGCCCAGCTGGGCTACAGCGATGAGAACGGCTGGCAGGAGATCCATCAG GCTTGTCGTCATGGAAATGTGCAGCACCTTGAGCACCTGTTATTCTATGGAGCGGAGATGAGTGCTCAGAATGCCTCAGGAAACACAGCACTACACCTGTGTGCCCTCTACAACCAG GAAGGCTGTGCTAGAGTTCTCCTGTTTCGAGGAGCAAATAAAGAAATCAAGAACTACAACAACCAAACAGCATTTCAG GTTGCTATCATCGCAGGGAACTTTGACCTGGCAGAAATCATCAAGATTCATAAAACCTCAGATGTTG TGCCTTTCAGGGAGACACCTTCTTATTCGTCTCGGCGGCGTGCGGTCTGCGTATCCCCACGTCGCTCTCTGATGCGATCGGCCAGTGATAATGCTCTAGATGAGAGTCTGCCAGCTCCCTCTCCGGCCCCCTCACTTCGCAGCCTGCCCCCGCTGGAGCCCGACGACACCAACCCATCCCAGCGCAGCCCCCAGGCTGCTCACACTCACACGCGCAGCCTCAGGAGACACACCCGCTCAGGAGGACACCTTAG CCCTGGCAGTCCTGTACAGAGAGAGCCGAGTCCTCCTGCCGTGTCTCGAGGGCCCAAGAGACGGCTGTACAGTGCGGTGCCCGGCCGAACCTTCATCGCTGTCAGCTCCCACACTCCACAGGGCGAGGGTGAGATCACACTCAACCGAGGAGAGAGGGTCAAAG TGCTAAGCATAGGTGAAGGTGGATTCTGGGAAGGCTCAGTTAAAGGACGAACTGGCTGGTTTCCTGCCCACTGTGTAGAGGAAGTCCAGATGAGACAATATGACCCACGACTTG AGACAAGAGAGGATCGCACCAAGAGACTTTTCAGGCACTACACTGTTGGCTCCTACGACAACTATACCTCTTACAG TGATTATGTTATAGAAGAAAAAAGTGCAACGTTGCAGAAGAGAGACAGCGAAGGATTTGGCTTTGTGCTTCGGGGAGCTAAAG CTGAGACACCCATAGAAGAGTTCACACCTACTCCTGCTTTTCCTGCCCTGCAATACCTGGAGTCTGTGGACCTGGAAGGGGTGGCGTGGAGGGCAGGGCTAAGGACAGGAGATTTTCTCATAGAG GTAAATGGGGTGAGCGTAGTCAAGGTGGGACATAGGCAGGTGGTATCACTGATTCGGCAAGGTGGAAGTCGGCTAGTAATGAAGGTGGTGTCTGTCACACGCAAACCTGACACTGGAGACGTCGTCCGCAAGAAAG CCCCACCACCTCCCAAGAGAGACCCAAGCACCAGCCTGACCCTGCGCTCAAAAAGCATGACTGCAGAACTGGAGGAGCTGG CGTCAAGGAGAAGGAGGGGAG AGAAGTTGGATGAGATGTTGAGTTCGCCCAAAGAACCGGTTGTAGTGATGAGGCCACGTCCTGCGGATTCAGACTCCAGAGCAGCCACTGTGAAACAGAGACCAACAAGTCGCCGCATCACACAGGCTGAGATCAAT tcTCTGTTAGAGAGGCAGGGTTTGCCAATAAGTTCCCTGGCTGTGGACAAAAGTCATATGCAGCTGCCTCGGGGAATGTCAAGAACCAAGTCATTTG GTGCTCCTGAAGATGAAAGAATCTCAGCCCTGATTGGAGAGCATCGCTTTCCGAGAAGCTCCTCGATGACTGACAGCTTTAGACAAGATAGTATTCCACCCCCTCCACAGACagctcctccaccacctccaaCTCCCTACTTCCTAGATTCAGGGCCACCACCGTCCTTTCATCCACCTCCGCCCCCTTCTCGCGCTGCCAACCAGAGCCGTTCAAGCTTCCGCCCAGGGGCGGAGCCCAAACTCCATGGCCCAGTCACGACAGACCGCCAGCGAAAAACACGCTCCATGATCATTCTTCAGGACACCACCCATTTGCCAGTGGAGCCTGCCCCTATTGCAAGACCACAAACGCCTACCTCTGGAGCGGTTCCACCTGAACGTGGTCGTAGGCGTGGACCACCTGTGGAGAATCCGTATGCTAACGTGGGTCGTCTAAGTGCAGTCTATACTCCTACGAAGCCCCAGCGGAGAAAGAGCCCACTAGTCAAACAAGGACCAGTTGAGGAGGGAGCCACTACTCAGACTAGTAGAGACCCCTCTCCTTTGGGAGGGTCACGGATTCCCCACAGTAGCCGAGCAGAGCAGTTCCAACAGCAAGTTCTCTCTGAGAGAGCTAGAATTACACCTCCAGGTGCCCGACGCAGACCCAGCGTTTTCCTATCTGTAGAAGGGAGCACGACTGAGCCGCAAACAACCCCGTTACTTTCTCAGTCCCACTCAGTGGATGAGTTGGCCGAGTTGCCTCCACCTGCACCAATGCTTTCCCCTGGCCCGCCACCGGGGGGCACCACTTTTATACACCCTCTAACAGGTCGACCACTGGATCCTTCCTCACCTCTAGCCCTTGCACTGGCTGCACGAGAACGTGCCCTTAGTGGCCGGAATACACCCACTCCTACGCCTTCACCCACACCTTCACCCACTCAAGGTCGAGCAGTTGAAAGGCCAGAGACAGAAGGAGGAGCAACACCACCTGCTCCTCTTGAGGCTCCTCCATCGAATTCCTGGAGAGACGAACCGGTCAGCATCACAGAAACAGCAAGCCAAGTGACTAGTGGTAGCCCTGGGTCTGGACGAAGCCTGGAAGAGGTACTTGTCCCACCAAGCGTGCAAGGTGTCCAACCTGCACTTATGGATACAGAACATACCCCACCGGCAGTCCCACCAACTCTACCTTCCCCTGCCCCTACCCTCTCAAATCTGACTGCTCGAAGTCTGACTATGAGCTCAGAGGAGGACGCGGAGCCTTACACCGTGACACTTCCCCCTGCATTGCTCTCGTCCAGTGATGAGGAAACCAGAGAGGAGCTTCGGAAGATAGGCCTTGTGCCACCCCCTCAACCCTTTTCTAATGGCCTTCTAATTAAAGAAACACCCAAAGCCACTCTAAGCATTTCACCTAGCGGATCACGGCCATCCATTGCAAAGACCTCCTCTGGGAAAGCAAGCGATTCTACGGCAGACTCTGGGGTTGAAGACCCACATATGGAGACCACCAGTACTGTTTCCACAGTCTCCAGCATGTCCACTTTGTCTTCGGAGAGCACAGACTCCGCTCATGCTAGCAAACCACGTTCTGGGGTGGGGCGTGGTCGCCCCGCCCATCTCAGGGACCCACTGCTTAAACAGTCATCAGACAGTGAGCTGCTTCCACACCCACCCAGCACAGGCCCCAGCCGTCCACGCTACCTATTCCAAAGACGTTCCAAACTCTGGGGGGAGGAGCCCCGGGGCCAGATGGGTGGGTCTGATGAAAGTCGGCCTGCTGCTATGGGGGCAGAGTTGCTAAGCAAAGACTCTCATTCTCTGGGGGAGGAGCCACCGATGGGAGCACCCCTTGACCCTGGCAGGAGATCACCTGTGGGAGGTGCCAG ATGTGAGGAGAATGGAGAAGAGAGTAAATC ACTCTTTAGTAGTTTAGGGGAGCTTCACACCATCTCTCAGCGGAGTTACGGCACCACCTTCACAATCCGTCCTGGCAGCCGATACCCAGTGACCCGTAGGACTCCAAGCCCTGGAGCCACACCAGAACGGAGTGAACCGCTGGGGCCTGTCCGTACATTCGGCcctcatcaccatcatcacaCAATCCTCAAGTCTTCTAGCCTAAGTTTGCCCCAGGAGCCCAAAGAGGTGCGTTTCGTCATGAGGAGCGCCAGTGCTCGAGCCCGCAGCCGTTCTCCATCCCCCTCTCCATGCGCCTCCCCCTGCCCTTCACCTGTACTGGGAGCCCCTCTCCTGGCCCTGCGGCCATTCAGACAGCGCCCCCTAGCACTGTGGAGTAAGTATGACGTGGGAGAGTGGCTAGAGAGTGTGGGACTAGGAGAACATCGTGCCCGTTTTTTGGAGCATGAGATTGAAGGCGCCCATCTGCCTGCACTGACCAAGGACGATCTGGCAGAATTAGGGGTGACGCGGGTGGGACACCGAATGAACATCGAACGTGCCCTGAAGCAGCTGCTGGAGAGTTGA
- the shank3b gene encoding SH3 and multiple ankyrin repeat domains protein 3 isoform X4 has translation MPISPPADGKHEALDRPRQQHTPTNGNHGDDSIRASPGTKSNSDPMEDLHGNAVVIRIGIPDLQQTANLKKFMEYVQQRCVDKVCRFLEKGLDPNFHDAESGESPLTLVAQLDTCADLIKVLRSGGAHLDFRTRDGLTALHKAVQTHNHVALTTLLDLGASPDYKDSRGLTPLYHSAMVGGDPYCCELLLYDHAQLGYSDENGWQEIHQACRHGNVQHLEHLLFYGAEMSAQNASGNTALHLCALYNQEGCARVLLFRGANKEIKNYNNQTAFQVAIIAGNFDLAEIIKIHKTSDVVPFRETPSYSSRRRAVCVSPRRSLMRSASDNALDESLPAPSPAPSLRSLPPLEPDDTNPSQRSPQAAHTHTRSLRRHTRSGGHLSPGSPVQREPSPPAVSRGPKRRLYSAVPGRTFIAVSSHTPQGEGEITLNRGERVKVLSIGEGGFWEGSVKGRTGWFPAHCVEEVQMRQYDPRLETREDRTKRLFRHYTVGSYDNYTSYSDYVIEEKSATLQKRDSEGFGFVLRGAKAETPIEEFTPTPAFPALQYLESVDLEGVAWRAGLRTGDFLIEVNGVSVVKVGHRQVVSLIRQGGSRLVMKVVSVTRKPDTGDVVRKKAPPPPKRDPSTSLTLRSKSMTAELEELASRRRRGEKLDEMLSSPKEPVVVMRPRPADSDSRAATVKQRPTSRRITQAEINSLLERQGLPISSLAVDKSHMQLPRGMSRTKSFGAPEDERISALIGEHRFPRSSSMTDSFRQDSIPPPPQTAPPPPPTPYFLDSGPPPSFHPPPPPSRAANQSRSSFRPGAEPKLHGPVTTDRQRKTRSMIILQDTTHLPVEPAPIARPQTPTSGAVPPERGRRRGPPVENPYANVGRLSAVYTPTKPQRRKSPLVKQGPVEEGATTQTSRDPSPLGGSRIPHSSRAEQFQQQVLSERARITPPGARRRPSVFLSVEGSTTEPQTTPLLSQSHSVDELAELPPPAPMLSPGPPPGGTTFIHPLTGRPLDPSSPLALALAARERALSGRNTPTPTPSPTPSPTQGRAVERPETEGGATPPAPLEAPPSNSWRDEPVSITETASQVTSGSPGSGRSLEEVLVPPSVQGVQPALMDTEHTPPAVPPTLPSPAPTLSNLTARSLTMSSEEDAEPYTVTLPPALLSSSDEETREELRKIGLVPPPQPFSNGLLIKETPKATLSISPSGSRPSIAKTSSGKASDSTADSGVEDPHMETTSTVSTVSSMSTLSSESTDSAHASKPRSGVGRGRPAHLRDPLLKQSSDSELLPHPPSTGPSRPRYLFQRRSKLWGEEPRGQMGGSDESRPAAMGAELLSKDSHSLGEEPPMGAPLDPGRRSPVGGARCEENGEESKSLFSSLGELHTISQRSYGTTFTIRPGSRYPVTRRTPSPGATPERSEPLGPVRTFGPHHHHHTILKSSSLSLPQEPKEVRFVMRSASARARSRSPSPSPCASPCPSPVLGAPLLALRPFRQRPLALWSKYDVGEWLESVGLGEHRARFLEHEIEGAHLPALTKDDLAELGVTRVGHRMNIERALKQLLES, from the exons ATGCCTATCAGTCCACCTGCCGACGGCAAACATGAGGCTCTCGACCGGCCGCGGCAACAACACACCCCTACCAACGGTAATCACGGAGATGACAGCATTCGGGCCTCTCCAGGGACTAAATCTAACTCCGACCCTATGGAGGATCTCCACGGAAATGCAGTTGTCATCCGCATCGGAATCCCTGATCTGCAGCAAACG GCCAATCTAAAGAAGTTTATGGAGTATGTTCAACAAAGGTGTGTGGACAAGGTCTGCAGGTTCCTGGAGAAAGGGCTGGACCCCAACTTTCATGATGCTGAGAGTGGGG AATCTCCTCTCACTCTCGTGGCCCAGCTGGACACTTGTGCCGATCTGATTAAGGTGTTGAGGAGCGGAGGAGCCCATCTGGACTTCAGAACCAGAGACGGCCTAACGGCGCTGCACAAAGCGGTCCAAACGCACAACCATGTAGCATTGACT ACATTGTTGGATCTGGGGGCGTCTCCGGACTATAAGGACAGTCGTGGGCTCACCCCCCTCTATCACAGCGCCATGGTTGGGGGAGATCCATACTGCTGCGAGCTGCTGTTGTACGATCACGCCCAGCTGGGCTACAGCGATGAGAACGGCTGGCAGGAGATCCATCAG GCTTGTCGTCATGGAAATGTGCAGCACCTTGAGCACCTGTTATTCTATGGAGCGGAGATGAGTGCTCAGAATGCCTCAGGAAACACAGCACTACACCTGTGTGCCCTCTACAACCAG GAAGGCTGTGCTAGAGTTCTCCTGTTTCGAGGAGCAAATAAAGAAATCAAGAACTACAACAACCAAACAGCATTTCAG GTTGCTATCATCGCAGGGAACTTTGACCTGGCAGAAATCATCAAGATTCATAAAACCTCAGATGTTG TGCCTTTCAGGGAGACACCTTCTTATTCGTCTCGGCGGCGTGCGGTCTGCGTATCCCCACGTCGCTCTCTGATGCGATCGGCCAGTGATAATGCTCTAGATGAGAGTCTGCCAGCTCCCTCTCCGGCCCCCTCACTTCGCAGCCTGCCCCCGCTGGAGCCCGACGACACCAACCCATCCCAGCGCAGCCCCCAGGCTGCTCACACTCACACGCGCAGCCTCAGGAGACACACCCGCTCAGGAGGACACCTTAG CCCTGGCAGTCCTGTACAGAGAGAGCCGAGTCCTCCTGCCGTGTCTCGAGGGCCCAAGAGACGGCTGTACAGTGCGGTGCCCGGCCGAACCTTCATCGCTGTCAGCTCCCACACTCCACAGGGCGAGGGTGAGATCACACTCAACCGAGGAGAGAGGGTCAAAG TGCTAAGCATAGGTGAAGGTGGATTCTGGGAAGGCTCAGTTAAAGGACGAACTGGCTGGTTTCCTGCCCACTGTGTAGAGGAAGTCCAGATGAGACAATATGACCCACGACTTG AGACAAGAGAGGATCGCACCAAGAGACTTTTCAGGCACTACACTGTTGGCTCCTACGACAACTATACCTCTTACAG TGATTATGTTATAGAAGAAAAAAGTGCAACGTTGCAGAAGAGAGACAGCGAAGGATTTGGCTTTGTGCTTCGGGGAGCTAAAG CTGAGACACCCATAGAAGAGTTCACACCTACTCCTGCTTTTCCTGCCCTGCAATACCTGGAGTCTGTGGACCTGGAAGGGGTGGCGTGGAGGGCAGGGCTAAGGACAGGAGATTTTCTCATAGAG GTAAATGGGGTGAGCGTAGTCAAGGTGGGACATAGGCAGGTGGTATCACTGATTCGGCAAGGTGGAAGTCGGCTAGTAATGAAGGTGGTGTCTGTCACACGCAAACCTGACACTGGAGACGTCGTCCGCAAGAAAG CCCCACCACCTCCCAAGAGAGACCCAAGCACCAGCCTGACCCTGCGCTCAAAAAGCATGACTGCAGAACTGGAGGAGCTGG CGTCAAGGAGAAGGAGGGGAG AGAAGTTGGATGAGATGTTGAGTTCGCCCAAAGAACCGGTTGTAGTGATGAGGCCACGTCCTGCGGATTCAGACTCCAGAGCAGCCACTGTGAAACAGAGACCAACAAGTCGCCGCATCACACAGGCTGAGATCAAT tcTCTGTTAGAGAGGCAGGGTTTGCCAATAAGTTCCCTGGCTGTGGACAAAAGTCATATGCAGCTGCCTCGGGGAATGTCAAGAACCAAGTCATTTG GTGCTCCTGAAGATGAAAGAATCTCAGCCCTGATTGGAGAGCATCGCTTTCCGAGAAGCTCCTCGATGACTGACAGCTTTAGACAAGATAGTATTCCACCCCCTCCACAGACagctcctccaccacctccaaCTCCCTACTTCCTAGATTCAGGGCCACCACCGTCCTTTCATCCACCTCCGCCCCCTTCTCGCGCTGCCAACCAGAGCCGTTCAAGCTTCCGCCCAGGGGCGGAGCCCAAACTCCATGGCCCAGTCACGACAGACCGCCAGCGAAAAACACGCTCCATGATCATTCTTCAGGACACCACCCATTTGCCAGTGGAGCCTGCCCCTATTGCAAGACCACAAACGCCTACCTCTGGAGCGGTTCCACCTGAACGTGGTCGTAGGCGTGGACCACCTGTGGAGAATCCGTATGCTAACGTGGGTCGTCTAAGTGCAGTCTATACTCCTACGAAGCCCCAGCGGAGAAAGAGCCCACTAGTCAAACAAGGACCAGTTGAGGAGGGAGCCACTACTCAGACTAGTAGAGACCCCTCTCCTTTGGGAGGGTCACGGATTCCCCACAGTAGCCGAGCAGAGCAGTTCCAACAGCAAGTTCTCTCTGAGAGAGCTAGAATTACACCTCCAGGTGCCCGACGCAGACCCAGCGTTTTCCTATCTGTAGAAGGGAGCACGACTGAGCCGCAAACAACCCCGTTACTTTCTCAGTCCCACTCAGTGGATGAGTTGGCCGAGTTGCCTCCACCTGCACCAATGCTTTCCCCTGGCCCGCCACCGGGGGGCACCACTTTTATACACCCTCTAACAGGTCGACCACTGGATCCTTCCTCACCTCTAGCCCTTGCACTGGCTGCACGAGAACGTGCCCTTAGTGGCCGGAATACACCCACTCCTACGCCTTCACCCACACCTTCACCCACTCAAGGTCGAGCAGTTGAAAGGCCAGAGACAGAAGGAGGAGCAACACCACCTGCTCCTCTTGAGGCTCCTCCATCGAATTCCTGGAGAGACGAACCGGTCAGCATCACAGAAACAGCAAGCCAAGTGACTAGTGGTAGCCCTGGGTCTGGACGAAGCCTGGAAGAGGTACTTGTCCCACCAAGCGTGCAAGGTGTCCAACCTGCACTTATGGATACAGAACATACCCCACCGGCAGTCCCACCAACTCTACCTTCCCCTGCCCCTACCCTCTCAAATCTGACTGCTCGAAGTCTGACTATGAGCTCAGAGGAGGACGCGGAGCCTTACACCGTGACACTTCCCCCTGCATTGCTCTCGTCCAGTGATGAGGAAACCAGAGAGGAGCTTCGGAAGATAGGCCTTGTGCCACCCCCTCAACCCTTTTCTAATGGCCTTCTAATTAAAGAAACACCCAAAGCCACTCTAAGCATTTCACCTAGCGGATCACGGCCATCCATTGCAAAGACCTCCTCTGGGAAAGCAAGCGATTCTACGGCAGACTCTGGGGTTGAAGACCCACATATGGAGACCACCAGTACTGTTTCCACAGTCTCCAGCATGTCCACTTTGTCTTCGGAGAGCACAGACTCCGCTCATGCTAGCAAACCACGTTCTGGGGTGGGGCGTGGTCGCCCCGCCCATCTCAGGGACCCACTGCTTAAACAGTCATCAGACAGTGAGCTGCTTCCACACCCACCCAGCACAGGCCCCAGCCGTCCACGCTACCTATTCCAAAGACGTTCCAAACTCTGGGGGGAGGAGCCCCGGGGCCAGATGGGTGGGTCTGATGAAAGTCGGCCTGCTGCTATGGGGGCAGAGTTGCTAAGCAAAGACTCTCATTCTCTGGGGGAGGAGCCACCGATGGGAGCACCCCTTGACCCTGGCAGGAGATCACCTGTGGGAGGTGCCAG ATGTGAGGAGAATGGAGAAGAGAGTAAATC ACTCTTTAGTAGTTTAGGGGAGCTTCACACCATCTCTCAGCGGAGTTACGGCACCACCTTCACAATCCGTCCTGGCAGCCGATACCCAGTGACCCGTAGGACTCCAAGCCCTGGAGCCACACCAGAACGGAGTGAACCGCTGGGGCCTGTCCGTACATTCGGCcctcatcaccatcatcacaCAATCCTCAAGTCTTCTAGCCTAAGTTTGCCCCAGGAGCCCAAAGAGGTGCGTTTCGTCATGAGGAGCGCCAGTGCTCGAGCCCGCAGCCGTTCTCCATCCCCCTCTCCATGCGCCTCCCCCTGCCCTTCACCTGTACTGGGAGCCCCTCTCCTGGCCCTGCGGCCATTCAGACAGCGCCCCCTAGCACTGTGGAGTAAGTATGACGTGGGAGAGTGGCTAGAGAGTGTGGGACTAGGAGAACATCGTGCCCGTTTTTTGGAGCATGAGATTGAAGGCGCCCATCTGCCTGCACTGACCAAGGACGATCTGGCAGAATTAGGGGTGACGCGGGTGGGACACCGAATGAACATCGAACGTGCCCTGAAGCAGCTGCTGGAGAGTTGA